A stretch of the Oceanibaculum nanhaiense genome encodes the following:
- a CDS encoding Lrp/AsnC family transcriptional regulator → MPTRRVKLDRIDRRILDDLQQQGRMTNVDLARRAGISAPPCLRRVRALEEAGFIRGYHADIAPELLGYELTVFALIGLSSQAKADLRIFEDTVNGWAEVRECHMLAGEADFLLKVVAENWDAYKTFVDERLTAAPNVNHVKTMQVLQTTKYAPGVPIDVDAVEE, encoded by the coding sequence ATGCCGACCCGGCGCGTGAAACTCGACCGTATCGACCGGCGCATCCTCGACGATCTGCAGCAGCAGGGCCGGATGACCAATGTGGATCTGGCGCGCCGCGCCGGCATCTCTGCACCGCCCTGCCTGCGCCGCGTGCGCGCGCTGGAGGAGGCGGGCTTCATCCGCGGCTACCACGCCGATATCGCGCCCGAGCTGCTGGGCTACGAGCTGACGGTGTTCGCGCTGATCGGCCTGTCCAGCCAGGCCAAGGCCGATCTGCGCATCTTCGAGGATACCGTCAATGGCTGGGCCGAGGTGCGCGAGTGCCACATGCTGGCCGGCGAGGCGGATTTCCTGCTGAAGGTCGTGGCGGAGAACTGGGACGCCTACAAGACCTTCGTGGACGAGCGGCTGACCGCCGCCCCCAACGTGAACCACGTGAAGACCATGCAGGTGCTGCAGACCACGAAATACGCGCCCGGCGTGCCGATCGACGTGGACGCGGTCGAGGAGTAG
- a CDS encoding NAD(P)H-dependent oxidoreductase subunit E: MGKLAGRDGEAGQRRARAFAKGRQVDPKALAELDWLLEDRPKSRDQLIEHLHVIQDHYGHLSARHLAALAHLMRLPMAEVYEVATFYAHFDVVKEGEEAPGLTIRICDSLSCQMNGAEAIIADLQANPPAGRRVLRAPCMGACDKGPVVAYGRTQLTGCTAEMLRAGGPFPLPETVPYDELDAYIEGGGYALLHDLREDRLTADSIIEQLGAAGLRGLGGAGFPTDRKWAMVRAQPGPKYLAINADEGEPGTFKDRFYMERDPHRLFEGMLIAATVTGCDDIYLYLRDEYPHLRATLATELHHLRESGIAGDIRIHLRRGAGAYICGEESAMIESIEGKRGLPRHRPPYVAEKGLFGRPTLVNNVETLFWVRDILQDGPDWFAGLGRRGHKGIRAFSVSGRVKEPGVKLAPAGITTRELIEEYCGGMADGHRFKAYLPGGASGGILPASLADIPLDFGTLAEHDSFVGSHAVIILSDRDNTADAALNLMRFFAHESCGQCTPCRLGTEKAATLMAEPEWDEALLGELAQAMRDASICGLGQAAPNPMTSVLKFFPEDIAARREP; encoded by the coding sequence TTGGGGAAACTTGCAGGCCGCGACGGCGAGGCGGGCCAGCGCCGGGCGCGCGCCTTCGCCAAAGGGCGGCAGGTCGATCCGAAGGCGCTGGCGGAACTCGACTGGCTGCTGGAAGACCGTCCGAAAAGCCGCGACCAGCTGATCGAGCATCTGCACGTCATCCAGGATCATTACGGCCATCTCTCAGCCCGGCATCTGGCGGCGCTCGCCCATCTGATGCGCCTGCCGATGGCGGAAGTGTACGAAGTCGCCACCTTCTACGCCCATTTCGACGTGGTGAAGGAAGGCGAGGAGGCGCCCGGCCTGACGATCCGCATCTGCGACAGCCTGAGCTGCCAGATGAACGGCGCCGAGGCGATCATCGCCGATCTGCAGGCCAACCCGCCCGCCGGCCGCCGCGTCCTGCGCGCACCCTGCATGGGCGCCTGCGACAAGGGCCCCGTCGTCGCCTATGGACGCACCCAGCTGACCGGCTGCACAGCGGAGATGCTGCGTGCCGGCGGCCCCTTCCCGCTGCCGGAGACTGTGCCCTATGACGAGCTGGACGCCTATATCGAGGGCGGCGGCTACGCGCTGCTGCACGATCTGCGCGAGGACCGGCTGACCGCCGATTCCATCATCGAACAGCTGGGTGCCGCCGGACTGCGCGGGCTCGGCGGCGCCGGCTTCCCGACCGACCGGAAATGGGCGATGGTTCGCGCCCAGCCCGGCCCGAAATATCTGGCTATCAACGCCGATGAGGGCGAGCCCGGCACCTTCAAGGACCGCTTCTATATGGAGCGCGATCCGCACCGGCTGTTCGAGGGCATGCTGATCGCGGCGACGGTCACCGGCTGCGACGACATCTATCTCTATCTGCGCGACGAATATCCGCATCTGCGCGCCACCCTCGCCACTGAACTGCACCATCTGCGCGAATCCGGCATCGCCGGTGATATCCGGATTCATCTGCGGCGCGGTGCCGGGGCGTATATCTGCGGCGAGGAATCGGCGATGATCGAATCGATCGAGGGCAAGCGCGGCCTGCCCCGCCACCGCCCGCCCTATGTTGCGGAGAAGGGCCTGTTCGGCCGGCCGACGCTGGTGAACAATGTCGAGACGCTGTTCTGGGTGCGCGACATCCTGCAGGATGGGCCGGACTGGTTCGCCGGGCTGGGCCGGCGTGGCCACAAGGGCATCCGCGCCTTCTCCGTCTCTGGCCGTGTGAAGGAACCAGGCGTGAAGCTGGCGCCGGCCGGCATCACCACGCGCGAGCTGATTGAGGAATATTGCGGCGGCATGGCGGACGGCCACAGATTCAAGGCCTATCTGCCAGGCGGCGCCTCGGGCGGCATATTGCCGGCCAGCCTCGCCGACATCCCGCTCGATTTCGGCACCCTGGCCGAGCATGACAGCTTCGTCGGCAGCCACGCCGTCATCATCCTGTCCGACCGCGACAACACCGCCGATGCCGCCCTGAACCTGATGCGCTTCTTCGCCCATGAGAGCTGCGGCCAGTGCACGCCCTGCCGGCTGGGCACCGAAAAGGCGGCGACCCTGATGGCGGAACCGGAATGGGACGAGGCGCTGCTGGGCGAGCTGGCGCAGGCGATGCGCGACGCCTCGATCTGCGGGCTGGGTCAGGCGGCCCCCAACCCGATGACCAGCGTACTGAAATTCTTCCCCGAAGATATTGCGGCACGGAGGGAGCCATGA
- a CDS encoding hybrid sensor histidine kinase/response regulator — MDDLLNEFLTETVENLGTLDVELVRLEQNPNDPELLSNIFRIVHTIKGTCGFLGLPRLEAVAHASENVLGRFRDGELEVTPQAVTLILASLDRIKMIIQTLEQTEAEPEGEDNDLIAALNAMAAGETSITIESVAETATAAEEPVMAAEEEVVAMGGGDAEIGTRPGEVSLDELEAVFMATPGPEDMATSQPEQEDEPVVAAVPSKPAAVPAAKKPATEVARNADESKDSSVANQNIRVSVELLENLMTMVSELVLTRNQLLQIMRRYKDSEFTVPLQRLSQVTSELQDGVMKTRMQPIGNAWAKLPRIVRDLSHELGKKIDLRMLGADTELDRQVLELIKDPLTHMVRNSADHGIESIVDRVAAGKPDTGVITLNAYHEGGHIIIKINDDGRGLNIEKIKQKVLQNGLATEAELEGMTMQQIQQFIFKAGFSTAAQVTSVSGRGVGMDVVRTNIEKIGGTIELNSQEGKGSTFMIKIPLTLAIVSALVVECRGERFAIPQISVVELVRASNNSEHQIEMLNNVPVLRLRDRLLPLVSLAKMLDMDSVETDGERDSFIVVTQVGTYTFGIIVDRVFDTEEIVVKPVAPILRSISLFSGNTILGDGSVIMILDPNGIAAATGEIGVTLDEKRSETLAIDSSASRSRTSLLVFRAGDDSPKAVPLALVARLEEIDCSKVEWSDGRPVVQYRGRLMPLVPIFDGYQVKTEGTQPVLVFAEKERSMGLMVDEIVDIIEDRIEINMKTDRRGLMGSAIIGGKATEIIDAGHYLSQAFADWFDADATAPEDMKDMTGKRVLLVDDSPFFRNLLTPLLTVAGYEVTAAENANVALSYCEEGRDFDVIVSDIEMPGMNGFDFAKAVRGSRWEDVPMVALSSHTSPRDLDRGREAGFNDYVAKDDRDALLQTLSQTIGIM, encoded by the coding sequence ATGGATGATCTGCTCAACGAATTCCTGACGGAGACGGTCGAAAATCTAGGAACGCTGGATGTTGAGCTGGTGCGCCTGGAGCAGAACCCGAACGATCCGGAACTGCTCAGCAATATTTTCCGCATCGTTCACACCATCAAGGGCACCTGCGGGTTCCTGGGGCTGCCGCGGCTTGAAGCCGTCGCCCATGCATCGGAGAACGTGCTGGGCCGGTTCCGCGATGGCGAGCTGGAAGTGACGCCGCAGGCGGTGACGCTGATCCTGGCCTCGCTCGACCGTATCAAGATGATCATCCAGACGCTGGAGCAGACCGAGGCCGAGCCGGAAGGCGAGGACAATGATCTGATCGCGGCCCTCAACGCAATGGCGGCGGGCGAGACCAGCATCACCATCGAATCCGTTGCCGAGACCGCCACCGCCGCCGAAGAGCCTGTGATGGCCGCTGAGGAAGAGGTCGTGGCGATGGGCGGCGGCGATGCTGAAATCGGCACGCGGCCGGGTGAAGTATCGCTGGACGAGCTGGAAGCGGTTTTCATGGCGACGCCCGGGCCGGAAGACATGGCCACGTCGCAGCCCGAGCAGGAAGATGAGCCGGTGGTTGCCGCCGTGCCGAGCAAGCCGGCCGCCGTTCCGGCTGCCAAGAAGCCTGCGACAGAGGTCGCGCGGAACGCCGATGAGAGCAAGGACTCCTCGGTCGCCAACCAGAATATCCGCGTCTCGGTCGAACTGCTGGAAAACCTGATGACGATGGTCAGCGAGCTGGTGCTGACCCGCAATCAGCTGCTGCAGATCATGCGGCGCTACAAGGATTCGGAATTCACCGTGCCGTTGCAGCGGCTCTCGCAGGTGACATCGGAACTGCAGGACGGCGTCATGAAGACCCGCATGCAGCCGATCGGCAATGCCTGGGCGAAGCTGCCGCGCATCGTGCGTGACCTGTCGCACGAACTGGGCAAGAAGATCGATCTGCGCATGCTGGGCGCCGATACCGAACTTGACCGTCAGGTGCTGGAGCTGATCAAGGATCCGCTCACCCACATGGTGCGCAACTCCGCCGATCACGGCATCGAATCGATTGTCGACCGTGTGGCGGCCGGCAAGCCGGATACCGGCGTCATCACGCTGAACGCCTATCACGAAGGCGGCCATATCATCATCAAGATCAACGATGATGGGCGCGGCCTGAACATCGAGAAGATCAAGCAGAAGGTGCTGCAGAACGGGCTGGCCACCGAGGCCGAGCTCGAAGGCATGACCATGCAGCAGATTCAGCAGTTCATCTTCAAGGCCGGCTTCTCGACGGCGGCGCAGGTGACTTCGGTCTCCGGGCGCGGCGTCGGCATGGATGTGGTGCGCACCAACATCGAGAAGATCGGCGGCACCATCGAGCTCAACAGCCAGGAAGGCAAGGGCTCGACCTTCATGATCAAGATCCCGCTGACGCTGGCCATCGTCTCGGCGCTGGTCGTCGAATGCCGGGGCGAGCGTTTCGCAATTCCGCAGATCAGTGTGGTCGAGCTGGTGCGGGCGTCGAACAATTCCGAGCATCAGATCGAGATGCTGAACAATGTGCCGGTGCTGCGCCTGCGCGACCGCCTGCTGCCGCTGGTCTCGCTGGCGAAGATGCTCGACATGGACTCCGTGGAGACCGACGGCGAGCGCGACAGCTTCATCGTCGTTACCCAGGTCGGCACCTACACCTTCGGCATCATCGTCGATCGCGTGTTCGATACCGAGGAAATCGTGGTGAAGCCGGTGGCGCCGATCCTGCGCTCGATTTCGCTGTTCTCGGGCAACACCATCCTGGGCGATGGCAGCGTCATCATGATCCTCGATCCCAACGGCATCGCCGCGGCGACCGGCGAGATCGGCGTGACGCTGGACGAAAAGCGCAGCGAGACCCTGGCCATCGACTCCAGCGCCTCGCGGTCGCGGACCTCGCTGCTGGTGTTCCGCGCCGGCGATGACAGCCCGAAGGCGGTGCCGCTGGCCCTGGTGGCGCGCCTGGAGGAGATCGACTGCTCCAAGGTCGAATGGTCGGATGGCCGTCCGGTGGTGCAGTACCGCGGCCGTCTGATGCCGCTGGTGCCGATCTTCGACGGCTATCAGGTGAAGACCGAAGGCACCCAGCCGGTGCTGGTGTTCGCCGAGAAGGAGCGGTCGATGGGCCTGATGGTGGACGAGATCGTCGATATCATCGAGGACCGCATCGAAATCAACATGAAGACGGACCGGCGCGGCCTGATGGGCAGTGCCATCATCGGCGGCAAGGCGACCGAGATCATCGATGCCGGCCACTACCTGTCGCAGGCCTTCGCCGACTGGTTCGACGCCGATGCGACGGCGCCGGAGGACATGAAGGATATGACCGGCAAGCGCGTGCTGCTGGTCGATGACAGCCCGTTCTTCCGCAACCTGCTGACGCCGCTGCTGACCGTGGCGGGCTATGAGGTCACGGCTGCGGAGAACGCCAATGTTGCCTTGTCTTATTGCGAGGAAGGCCGCGACTTCGACGTCATCGTCAGCGATATCGAGATGCCCGGCATGAACGGCTTCGATTTCGCCAAGGCGGTGCGGGGAAGCCGCTGGGAGGACGTGCCGATGGTGGCGCTGTCTTCGCACACCAGCCCGCGCGACCTCGACCGCGGTCGTGAGGCCGGTTTCAACGATTATGTCGCGAAAGACGACCGTGACGCTCTGCTGCAAACCCTGTCGCAGACCATCGGGATCATGTGA
- a CDS encoding 2OG-Fe(II) oxygenase, with the protein MSMIDLDSFRAKTLESDPFPYLVLDNFVQPELAAEIGRDFPDIGKGGSFDLSTVSPGPAMQALIDELQGDAVRDAFAAKFGIDLTDRPTTFTLRGMSREKDGRIHTDSKTKLITVLIYLNADWQDGAEGGKLRMLRSPSDLEDYVAEVSPGFGTMVAFKCVENAWHGHKPFVGQRRSIQLNWVVSEEAVAASRSRHRISAFFKKLLPA; encoded by the coding sequence ATGAGCATGATCGACCTCGACTCCTTTCGCGCGAAGACGCTGGAAAGCGACCCCTTCCCCTATCTGGTGCTGGATAATTTCGTGCAGCCCGAACTGGCCGCCGAGATCGGGCGCGACTTCCCCGACATCGGCAAGGGCGGCAGCTTCGATTTGTCCACCGTCAGCCCCGGCCCGGCCATGCAGGCACTGATCGACGAACTGCAAGGCGATGCCGTGCGCGATGCCTTCGCCGCGAAGTTTGGAATCGACCTGACCGACCGGCCCACCACCTTCACCCTGCGCGGCATGAGCCGGGAGAAGGATGGCCGCATCCACACCGACAGCAAGACCAAGCTGATCACCGTGCTGATCTACCTGAACGCCGACTGGCAGGATGGCGCCGAGGGCGGCAAGCTGCGCATGCTGCGCTCCCCCTCCGACCTGGAGGATTACGTCGCCGAGGTCTCGCCCGGCTTCGGCACCATGGTCGCCTTCAAATGCGTGGAGAATGCCTGGCACGGCCACAAGCCCTTCGTCGGCCAGCGCCGCTCCATCCAGCTGAACTGGGTGGTCAGCGAGGAAGCCGTGGCCGCCAGCCGCAGCCGGCACCGGATTTCCGCCTTCTTCAAGAAGCTGTTGCCGGCCTGA
- a CDS encoding mitochondrial fission ELM1 family protein yields the protein MNTSALTCWVVTDGKVGMEIQAIGLAEALGIEPVVKRIAPALPWRWLPPSPLWASLSAAGPDGDRLDPPFPDILIASGRQSAGPAIAMRKASGGRTFTVQIQDPKVDPRHFDLMIVPEHDTVRGENVFTTFGSLNRVTRARLDAEAAKFAPQLAHLPRPLVTVSVGGSNDRYRLDRAAIDDLSDRLLALVRERGVGLAVTPSRRTGAENERRLRDRLAGAPAVVWDGTGENPYFGYLGLADHLVVTCDSVNMVSEACATGKPVHVVMLEGSGSAKFGRFHDAMREAGYTRPFTGALEDWTYTPLDETARAAAEVTRRLALRHRES from the coding sequence ATGAACACATCCGCACTGACCTGCTGGGTGGTGACCGACGGCAAGGTCGGCATGGAGATTCAGGCCATCGGTCTTGCCGAGGCGCTGGGCATCGAGCCGGTGGTGAAGCGCATCGCCCCTGCCCTGCCCTGGCGCTGGCTGCCGCCATCGCCGCTGTGGGCCTCGCTCTCCGCCGCCGGGCCGGACGGCGACCGTCTGGACCCGCCCTTCCCCGATATCCTGATCGCCAGCGGCCGGCAGTCGGCCGGCCCCGCCATTGCCATGCGCAAGGCGAGCGGCGGCAGGACCTTTACCGTGCAGATCCAGGACCCGAAGGTCGATCCCCGGCATTTCGACCTGATGATCGTGCCGGAACATGACACGGTGCGCGGCGAGAATGTGTTCACCACCTTCGGCTCGCTGAACCGCGTCACCCGCGCCCGCCTGGATGCGGAGGCAGCAAAGTTCGCGCCGCAGCTGGCCCATCTGCCGCGCCCGCTGGTCACCGTCTCGGTCGGCGGCAGCAACGACCGCTACCGGCTGGACAGGGCCGCCATCGACGATCTCAGCGACAGGCTGCTGGCCCTGGTGCGGGAGCGCGGTGTCGGGCTTGCCGTCACGCCCTCGCGGCGCACCGGTGCGGAAAACGAACGCCGGCTGCGCGACCGGCTGGCCGGCGCGCCGGCTGTGGTCTGGGACGGTACGGGCGAGAACCCCTATTTCGGCTATCTGGGCCTCGCCGACCATCTGGTCGTCACCTGCGATTCGGTGAACATGGTCTCGGAAGCCTGCGCCACCGGCAAGCCGGTGCATGTCGTCATGCTGGAAGGCAGCGGCAGCGCCAAGTTCGGGCGGTTCCACGACGCGATGCGCGAAGCCGGCTATACAAGGCCCTTCACCGGCGCGCTGGAGGACTGGACCTACACGCCGCTGGACGAGACCGCCCGCGCCGCCGCCGAGGTGACGCGGAGGCTGGCGCTGCGACACCGTGAATCATGA
- the fdhF gene encoding formate dehydrogenase subunit alpha, with protein sequence MTDAIRFTLDGRAVEAAPGETLWQAAQRLGIEIPHLCHKPAPGYRPDGNCRACMVEIEGERTLAASCIRAPAPDMKVKTASERAKASRRTIFELLLADQPAREQAHDPASGFWHWAEAMDIADSRFPKRAARPNPDSSHPAIAVNMDACIQCNLCVRACREVQVNDVIGMAGRGHHAEIVFDFGDPMGDSTCVACGECVQACPTGALMPASLLKKDGLPAKQPEREVDSLCPYCGVGCQLTFQISDNRILAVKGRDGPANHNRLCVKGRYGFDYVHSPERLTRPLIRREDAPKQRALEVDPANPLTHFREASWEEALEVAASGLARIRNTNGPNALAGFGSAKGSNEEAYLFQKLVRTGFGTNNIDHCTRLCHASSVAALMEGIGSGAVTAPFYECANSDVIIVIGATPTVNHPVAATFIKNAVKRGAKLVVIDPRGQGLTRHAHLHLQFRGGTDVALLNGMIHTIIAEGLTDPAYIERFTEGFEELKARTAAFSPEKMEGVCGIPAERIREVARLYATAKAAMIFWGMGISQHTHGTDNARCLIALALLTGQIGRPGTGLHPLRGQNNVQGASDAGLIPMFLPDYQPVEDAAVRDAFEAEWAAAIAPNKGLTVVEIMNAAHRGEIRGMYIMGENPAMSDPDQTHVREALAKLDHLVVQEIFLTETAAFADIILPATAFPEKDGSFTNTNRQVQIGRKAIDAPGEARQDWWIIQELANRLGLGWNYGHPRDAYEETRGLMPSIRGIGWDRLEREGSVTYPCDSADDPGQEVIFGDGFPTASGKARFVAADIVPPDEIPDTEYPFILTTGRVLEHWHTGAMTRRATVLDAIEPEPFCHLSPADLVTAGIEPGDTIRVRTRRGAIALKARADRDVPSGTIFIPFCYAEAAVNFLTNPALDPDGKIPELKFCAARVERTNLEAAE encoded by the coding sequence ATGACGGACGCCATCCGCTTCACCCTGGACGGGCGCGCGGTCGAGGCTGCGCCTGGCGAGACCTTGTGGCAGGCCGCACAGCGTCTGGGCATCGAGATACCGCATCTCTGTCATAAGCCAGCCCCCGGCTACCGGCCCGACGGCAATTGCCGCGCCTGCATGGTGGAGATCGAGGGCGAGCGCACGCTGGCTGCCTCCTGCATCCGCGCACCCGCGCCGGACATGAAGGTGAAGACCGCCTCCGAGCGCGCCAAAGCGTCGCGCCGCACCATCTTCGAGCTGCTGCTGGCCGACCAGCCGGCGCGAGAACAGGCGCATGATCCGGCCAGCGGCTTCTGGCACTGGGCCGAGGCGATGGATATCGCCGACAGCCGCTTCCCGAAGCGCGCCGCGCGCCCGAATCCTGATTCCAGCCACCCCGCCATCGCCGTGAACATGGATGCCTGCATCCAGTGCAACCTGTGCGTTCGCGCCTGCCGCGAGGTACAGGTGAATGACGTGATCGGCATGGCCGGGCGCGGCCACCATGCCGAGATCGTGTTCGATTTCGGCGACCCGATGGGGGACAGCACCTGCGTGGCCTGCGGCGAATGCGTGCAGGCCTGCCCGACCGGCGCGCTGATGCCGGCAAGCCTGCTGAAGAAGGACGGCCTGCCTGCCAAGCAGCCGGAGCGCGAAGTGGACAGCCTATGCCCCTATTGCGGCGTCGGCTGCCAGCTAACCTTCCAAATATCGGATAACCGAATCCTTGCAGTGAAGGGCCGCGACGGGCCAGCCAACCACAACCGGCTGTGCGTGAAGGGGCGCTACGGCTTCGACTATGTGCATTCGCCGGAACGGCTGACCAGGCCGCTGATCCGCCGCGAGGATGCGCCGAAGCAGCGCGCGCTGGAGGTCGATCCCGCCAACCCGCTGACCCATTTCCGCGAGGCAAGCTGGGAGGAGGCGCTGGAAGTCGCAGCATCCGGCCTCGCCCGCATCCGCAACACGAACGGGCCGAACGCGCTGGCCGGCTTCGGCTCGGCCAAGGGCTCGAACGAGGAGGCCTACCTGTTCCAGAAGCTGGTGCGCACCGGCTTCGGCACCAACAATATCGATCACTGCACAAGGCTGTGCCACGCCTCCTCGGTCGCGGCGCTGATGGAGGGTATCGGCTCCGGCGCGGTGACCGCGCCCTTCTATGAGTGCGCAAATTCCGACGTCATCATCGTCATCGGCGCCACGCCGACGGTGAACCATCCGGTCGCCGCCACCTTCATCAAGAACGCCGTGAAGCGCGGCGCGAAGCTGGTGGTCATCGACCCGCGTGGCCAGGGGCTGACGCGCCACGCCCATCTGCATCTGCAATTCCGGGGCGGCACCGATGTCGCGCTGCTGAACGGCATGATCCACACCATCATCGCGGAAGGGCTGACCGACCCCGCCTACATCGAGCGCTTCACCGAGGGCTTCGAGGAGCTGAAGGCCCGCACCGCCGCCTTCAGCCCGGAGAAGATGGAAGGTGTCTGCGGCATTCCCGCCGAGCGTATCCGCGAGGTCGCACGGCTCTATGCCACGGCGAAGGCGGCGATGATCTTCTGGGGCATGGGCATCTCGCAACACACCCACGGCACCGACAATGCGCGCTGCCTGATCGCGCTGGCGCTGCTGACCGGCCAGATCGGCCGGCCCGGCACCGGGCTGCACCCGTTGCGCGGCCAGAACAATGTGCAGGGGGCGTCGGATGCCGGGCTGATCCCGATGTTCCTGCCGGATTACCAGCCGGTCGAGGACGCGGCAGTGCGCGATGCCTTCGAGGCAGAATGGGCGGCCGCCATCGCCCCCAACAAGGGCCTGACCGTGGTCGAGATCATGAATGCCGCCCATCGCGGCGAGATACGCGGCATGTACATCATGGGTGAGAACCCGGCCATGTCGGACCCGGACCAGACCCATGTGCGCGAGGCTTTGGCAAAGCTGGATCATCTGGTGGTGCAGGAAATCTTCCTGACCGAGACCGCCGCCTTCGCCGATATCATCCTGCCGGCCACCGCCTTCCCGGAGAAGGATGGCAGTTTCACCAACACCAACCGGCAGGTGCAAATCGGCCGCAAGGCCATCGATGCGCCGGGCGAGGCGCGGCAGGACTGGTGGATCATCCAGGAACTCGCCAACCGGCTGGGCCTCGGCTGGAATTATGGCCACCCGCGCGACGCCTATGAGGAGACGCGCGGCCTGATGCCCTCGATCCGGGGCATCGGCTGGGACCGGCTGGAACGCGAGGGCTCCGTCACCTACCCGTGCGACAGTGCGGACGATCCGGGGCAGGAGGTGATCTTCGGCGACGGTTTCCCGACGGCAAGCGGCAAGGCGCGCTTTGTTGCCGCCGACATCGTGCCGCCAGACGAGATACCGGACACGGAATATCCGTTCATCCTGACCACCGGGCGAGTGCTGGAACACTGGCATACCGGGGCGATGACGCGCCGCGCCACCGTGCTGGACGCCATCGAGCCGGAACCCTTCTGCCATCTGTCGCCCGCCGACCTGGTGACGGCCGGCATCGAACCGGGAGACACGATCCGCGTGCGCACACGGCGCGGCGCCATCGCGCTGAAGGCGCGCGCCGACCGCGACGTGCCCAGCGGCACGATCTTCATTCCGTTCTGCTATGCCGAGGCGGCGGTCAATTTCCTGACCAACCCGGCGCTCGATCCCGATGGCAAGATACCGGAGCTGAAATTCTGCGCCGCCCGTGTCGAACGCACCAACCTGGAAGCGGCGGAGTAG
- a CDS encoding GNAT family N-acetyltransferase, whose translation MTDIRLRLAGAEDIPAIAGLIRDIDLYYRSPDAQTVEATEAGLRQHDFGGSAKFEILLAEIDEGQGWQAAGIATLATLYSTNASRPAFFIKDLFVRDAWRGHGLGRKLMRRIAALALERDYARIDWTAETGSPDTLRFYDSIGAQRREEKIFFRLNGENLRTLAEE comes from the coding sequence ATGACGGACATCCGCCTGCGTCTGGCCGGTGCTGAGGATATCCCGGCCATCGCCGGGCTGATCCGCGACATCGACCTGTATTACCGCTCGCCGGATGCGCAGACCGTCGAAGCGACGGAAGCCGGGCTGCGCCAGCATGATTTCGGCGGCTCGGCCAAATTCGAGATTCTGCTGGCGGAGATCGATGAGGGTCAGGGCTGGCAGGCCGCCGGCATCGCCACGCTGGCGACGCTCTATTCCACCAACGCCTCGCGGCCGGCCTTCTTCATCAAGGATCTGTTCGTGCGGGACGCCTGGCGCGGCCATGGGCTGGGCCGCAAGCTGATGCGCCGGATCGCGGCGCTGGCGCTGGAACGCGATTACGCCCGCATCGACTGGACGGCCGAGACGGGCAGTCCGGATACGCTGCGCTTCTACGATTCCATCGGCGCGCAGCGGCGGGAGGAGAAAATCTTCTTCCGCCTGAATGGCGAGAACCTCCGCACGCTGGCGGAGGAATAA
- a CDS encoding DUF3553 domain-containing protein, whose amino-acid sequence MNSNRYPPSPHRGVNTLVPGALVRHPTETDWGTGQVQSVIGNRITVNFEHVGKQLINGDVIALVPLDEA is encoded by the coding sequence ATGAATTCCAACCGATATCCCCCCTCACCCCATCGCGGCGTGAACACCCTGGTTCCGGGCGCCCTGGTGCGCCACCCGACAGAAACGGACTGGGGCACAGGGCAGGTTCAATCCGTGATCGGCAACCGCATCACCGTCAATTTCGAGCATGTGGGTAAACAATTGATAAATGGCGACGTGATCGCTTTGGTTCCGCTGGACGAAGCGTGA
- a CDS encoding histidine phosphotransferase family protein: MQIELRVMDLLISRLCHDLISPAGAIVNGIELVEEFGEDDMADEAMSLVGRSARQLSAKLSLFRVAFGSAGERDNFPVDECRRLLDGYLQEGKVRLDWSLDRLPPEPGGARLLLLLGIIAAESLPRGGLLRIEGGPMGGAVGDPAAFRALAQGEGAKLEAATEGALEAGMADSGAPAELDARAAPAYLAGMLAARRGNRVHIVREAGAITLSV; the protein is encoded by the coding sequence ATGCAGATCGAGTTGCGGGTCATGGATCTTTTGATCTCCCGCCTGTGCCACGACCTGATCAGCCCGGCCGGCGCCATCGTCAATGGCATCGAGCTGGTCGAGGAGTTCGGCGAGGATGATATGGCTGACGAGGCGATGTCGCTGGTCGGTCGCAGCGCGCGTCAGCTCTCGGCAAAGCTCAGCCTGTTCCGTGTCGCCTTCGGCAGCGCCGGCGAACGCGACAATTTCCCCGTCGATGAGTGCCGCCGCCTGCTCGACGGCTATCTGCAGGAGGGCAAGGTGAGGCTCGACTGGAGCCTCGACCGCCTGCCGCCGGAACCGGGTGGCGCCCGTCTGCTGCTCCTGCTTGGCATTATAGCCGCCGAATCCCTGCCGCGTGGCGGGCTGTTGCGCATCGAGGGCGGCCCGATGGGGGGAGCGGTGGGTGACCCGGCGGCGTTCCGTGCCCTTGCGCAAGGTGAAGGTGCGAAGCTGGAGGCAGCCACGGAAGGGGCGCTGGAGGCGGGCATGGCCGATTCAGGCGCGCCGGCTGAACTTGACGCCCGGGCAGCGCCGGCCTATCTCGCCGGCATGCTCGCGGCCCGGCGCGGAAATCGGGTGCACATTGTCAGGGAAGCCGGCGCCATAACCTTGTCTGTATAG